The following DNA comes from Halorhabdus tiamatea SARL4B.
TCGACGTTGATCCAGGTGCCCCCGGAGAGGTCGTTGAACGCCGGGAAGACGACGAGTTCGCCGTCGATCTGCCCACGGGCGTCGTCCGTCTGGTCGCCGTCGCCGTAGTGGTCCTCGAACGGCGCGGGGTCGATCGCTCCGCGGAGCCAGACGCGTTCCTTCCGTCGGCCGCCGACCTCGTCTTCGAGCCGGACGACGGGGTGTTCGTGGCCGATGCAGACCGTCTCGGCGGCGAGGACGTCCGGCGCAGGCCAGGTGTGGCCGTGGGCGAATCCGACCGATCCCAGACGAACGCCCGACCCGTCGGTAATCGTCACGTCTTCGCGATCGGCAAGGAGGGACTCGATTTCGCCGTCGTGGTTGCCCTTCACGAGCGTGAGCGAGACACGATCAGTGATCGCCGAAACGAGGCGATCGAGTTCCTCGCGTTCGTCCCGCTGTGGCGTCCCGATAGCGTGGCCCAGATCGCCCAGGACCACTAGCTGATCGGGATTCGTCTCGGCCACCAGCGAGAGCAACGTCTCGCGTCGATGGTCGGCCTGCGAGGCGAGTTCGACCCCCTCGCGACGCAATCCGGCTTCGATGCCGGCGTGGACGTCCGCGACCACAAGGGCACGGCCAGCCGGAACCTCGACGGTCGCCGCAGGCGCGCTGGGGACCGGTTCGACCGCCATCAGATCGACTTGAGCCGGCCGTCGCTGGGCTCGTAACACCGGCCGTTCATCAATGCCTCCTGGATCGCGTCCTCGACCGCATCGGCGTCGACGCCGTGGGTGTCCTGGACGCGGTCGATGACCGCCTCGCGGTCGGCCCCGTCGCCGTCGTCGAGGGTGGCCATCGCGTCCATCGCTGCGTCCTCGATGTCGACGTCTGCCGGCTCCTCAGGACCGTCGTCAGTCTCGGCCTCGGACTGGTCTGCCGGCGTTGGCTCCCCAGCCGACTCCGTCTCTGTCTCGGCCTCGGTCGACGTCTCCGCTGCCGGTTCGGCGGCTCCGGACGCCGTCGCCCCCGTGTCCGCGGACACCGCGGCGTCCTCGGTTTCTGCGCCCGATTCGATCGGATCCTCGGGCGTCTCGATACCGGCTTCGCCCGGCTCGTCGACCTCGGTGCCGGACGTGAACTCGGTCCCGAACTCGTCTTTGATCTGCTCGCGTTCCTCCTCGTCGAGTTCGAACTCGCCATCGAAGTCTTCGAGGTCGGTGCTGTCCTCACCTGGCTCGTCGGTCGAGGGTACCGTCTGTGCTTCTGCGGCGTCGGTGCTGGTCTCGCTCCCCACGTCACCGGTCTCGGTGGCAGATTCGGCTTCAGCGGTCCCGTCGCTGTCGGCTTCGTCGCCCTCGAGTGGGTCACTCTCTGTCGACACCCCAGCTGTGGACGCAGACGCGCTCTCTTCAGTGGTCGCCGTTGGGTCACTTTCCTCTGTCGTCGGGGCGGTGTCGTCGGTCGATTGCGACTCGTCAGTTGTCGACGTCGACTCGTCGGTCGTCGCTGTCCCCGCTTCGGCCGTAGGCGTTGTCTCGCTCTCCGTCGCCGGACCCTCGACCGATTCGCCCCGATCGCCGGCTGTCCCCTCCGGTTCGCTGACCGATGCCGTCTCGGCAAGCACTGCCAGATCGGCGTCGCCCCCCTCGTCGGGGGACAGCGACAGCGATTCGACCTCGTCGCGCTCGTCCGCGACGACTTCGAGCGCCGACGTGGCGAGGGTTCGCAACGCCGCCAGGTATCCCGGTGTCGTCCCGTAGTGCTCTACGGCGAGCGGAACCCCGGCTGCAAGTCCCGGTTCGACACCTCGCTCGTCCAAGGCGGCCCGGAGTTCGTCGCCGCGGACGTCCAGCTCCATCGCCGTCGCCATCGTCCCGACGCGTTCGAGCGTCGCCTCGGCGGCCCCGACCGTCCAGCGATCCCGGGTCACCTCGTCGACCTCGTTGAGACTCTCCGGACGGATCGAGGTGTAGACGATGTCGCTATCATCGGGCTGGAAGGTCCGGGCCTTACCGGTCACGGCGACGTAAGCCGGCGGCTCGGCGCGTTCGAGGAACGTCTGGGCGTCGGGCTGGTACTGGCCGGCGTAGACCACGAACGTCCCCGTCGGATCGGCGATGCGCGCCCGGAGGACGTCCTCGCCGGCCGGGCTGACCTCCGTCAGGACGCCGACGGCGAACAGGCGATTGACACGCGCGCCGGTCGGCGTCACGACGTAGTTGGGTGCGCGATCGGCGTCGCTTTCGGAGTAATCGAAGTCGCTGTCGTCGAATTCGGCCGCGAACACCCGATAGGCGACTTCGCGCCGCCCCGGACTGTCGTCCCCGCCGTCGTCAGCATCGCCGTCATTGTTCTCGGCGCTCATGCGTCCACCTCCGCGAGGATCTCGCGGGCACGATCGGCGGGGTCGTCATCGCGGGCAGCGAATTCGGTGGCGTTGAGCGTCGCGCCGAAGTCATCGACGCTCAACGATCCACGGACGCGGAACGCCCGACCGACGATGGCTTCCCGGATCGCGTCAGTCACCACGTCGCGGTCCATCGCGTCACGGGCGTGTTCCCGGGCGTCCTCCAGTCCGCCGCCGTAGACCGCCGCAGTCAGTTCCTCGTCGAGGACAGCGGTGACGGTCCCCGTCCCGTCGTCGACGATCGCCTTCGTCCGGAGGTCGTCCTCGCCCTCGACTGCGCCGTGGCTCCGACACTGGCCGTTCTGGACGACCCGACCACATTCGGGACAGCGCTCGATGAGTCCCGAGCCGTCCCGGACGGCGATCGCCGTGCCGGTCACCTCCACGTCGAACAGACCGCCGCCCTCGACGGCCTCGCGGATGGCCATTCGGGGGGCGTCGTCGGTTGCCTCGACCGTCCGGTCGAGTGCCGTGACGGTCGAGAACTCGGAGACGTTGATCGCCGGCGCGCCGCGGAACTCCCTGACGAAGGCGTCCTCGATCCGGATCGACGCCCCTTCCTCGATCTCGGCGTGTGGGTCCCAGTCGGTAAAGGGGAGTCGAGCGGTCTCGTCGGCGAGGACGCCGCTCAGGATCTCGGTCTCGCCGTCGCGGCCGTCGATGATCTTGCGTTCGCGTTCGAGCACCGCCACCTCGGCGTTGACGCCCCGGTCTCCCGGTGCGAGCTCCGCGAGCGTGCGGTCGCCGCCGATCTCGTCGGAGACGTCGATCGCGTCGTCGCTGAGGCGGACGGTCGTGCGCTCGCCGAGGTTCAGTTCGGGCTCGCCGTCCCACTCACGGACGCCAGCGTTCTCGATCCGGACGACGTCGCCGGGCTCGACGCCGAAGTCCTCCCAGGCAGTGTAGGAGATTTTGCCCGTTCCGTCGGCGAACTCCCCCTCGTGGATGACGTGATCGGACCCCTGATATCTGATCGAGCGGGTGCCGACCGTCAGGAAGACGCCGGTCACGGAGACGGCGTCGTCGTCAGTCGAGACGTCGACGACGTCGGCTTCGGGGATCGAGCCGCCACCGTCGTCGGTGTCGCCGTACTTCCGGCGCAAACTCTGCACTGCTTCCTCCAGCGGAACGCTGTAGGAGACGAGATTCTCCAGGTCTTCTTTGACCTCCGCTTTGTCGACACCGAGGTCGGAGGCGAGCTCCTCGGCTCTGTCTTCGACGGACATAGTCGTCCGTTCGACCGCAGCGGGTAAAAAGACACCCGTCGGTTGCCGTGACCGTTTTCGGCCCCGGGCTGGCGAAAGTGACTTTTCGTTCCCACGAGAAACACGGACGATGCACGTCGTCGTCAACGCCGCGATGAGCGCGGACGGCAAACTCTCGACCCGGGAGCGCGAGCCGATCGCGATCAGCGGCGGGACGGACTTCGATCGCGTCGACGGACTCCGGGCCGACAGCGACGCCGTCATGGTCGGCGTCGGGACTGTGCTGGCTGACGACCCCTCGCTCACGGTCGACGATCCCGACCGGATCGCCGCCAGACGCGGCCGGGGGAAATCACCACAGCCCGCCCGCGTCGTTGCTGACTCCCGCGCCCGGACACCGCCTGACGCCCGCGTGCTCGACGACGAGGCCGAGACGTACCTGCTGGTGGGTGAACGCACTGCCTCGGAGAAGGTCGAGCGCCTCGATCGTGCCGGAGCGACGGTGATCGCCACTGGCCAGGCACGCGTCGATCTGCCTGCGGGCCTCGACGCACTCGAGTCACGCGGGATCGACCGACTCATGGTCGAGGGTGGCGGCGAACTCATCTTCTCGCTGTTCGATGCGGGGCTCGTCGACGAACTCTCGGTGTTCGTCGGGCCGATGGTCATCGGCGGACGTGACGCGCCGACGCTCGCCGACGGCGACGGGTTCCTCGAGGAGTTCCCGGACCTCGAACTGATCGGCGTCGAGAGAATGGACGGCGGCGTCCTGTTGCAGTGGGACGTCGCCTGAGAACAGTGGGAGGATTCAGCACAGCGCTTCAGTGGCTGTGTTCGATCAGGTCCTCGTATCGCGTGCCGAAGCGCTCCTCGAAGCGGTCCATCGTCGCGGCCTCGATCGCCTCGAGTTGCTCGTCCGGTTCGCCCTGGCCGTGATGGACGGCGGAGTGCACGCGCTGGGCGAACCCGAACATCGCGATGTCGGCGACGACAGTGGGCGTCGACTCGTCGCCCTCCGTCAGCAGGTCGATCAGGTCGACCGGAATCTCCATCTCGTCGGTCGCGTCGTCGGTTTCGAGCGTTACCGTCGTCGTCTCCAGATCTTCGGCTGCCATGGCACGTCGTTCGGCGACCCGACTTAAGCCTCTATCGGGACGGAGGCTTGGCTGTCAGAGTCGCTTCGACTCCCACTCGGGTTGCCCGCTGACGTGGATTTATGCCACTGCCCGTCCGTACACCATAGCATGCCAATCGATCCGGACTTCGCCCACAATCGCGACGTCGTCGACGAACACGAGGGCCACGACGTCTGGGGCCCCGTCGAGGAACCGGAGACGCTCGGCATCCACGGGACGCACGTCGCCGTCGACTTCGACATCTGCCTGGCGGATGGCGCGTGTCTGGAGGACTGCCCGGTCGATGTCTTCGAGTGGGTCGAGACCCCCGGCCATCCGGAAAGCGAGCGCAAGGCCGACCCGGCCAACGAGTCGTCGTGCATCGACTGTATGCTCTGTGTCGACGTCTGCCCGGTCGACGCGATCGACGTCAACCCCGCGCGGGCCGAAGAGTGACCGGTGCTCACTCGCAGTCGTTGCCCTCCCTGTGAACGGAAACGGTTTTCCTGAGCGCTCCCGCACGTCTCGACATGCGCGTCTCCGTCGTCCTCTGTACGCACACGCTCGACCGCTACGACGACTTCACCGAGGCGGTCGACAGCGTCCGCGCTCAGACGTACGACGACGTCGAACTCGTCCTCGTCAGCGACGGTAGCGATGCGGTCTTCGAACAGTTCCGCACTGACTTCGGCGAGGACGACGACGCGACGTTGGTGAAGCTTGCGGAGAACCGAGGCTTGCTCGAAGCCCGCAATGCCGGTGCCGAGGCGGCCTCGGGTGACGTCGTCGCGTTCCTCGACGACGACGCGATCGCCGCGCCCGACTGGATCGAACGTCTCGTCGCAGCCTACGAGGAGCGGGACGCACTCGCCGTTGGCGGGAAGATGACTCCGGAGTGGGTGGCGGGCAAGCCTTCTTTCCTCCCGGAGGAGTTCTACTGGCTCGTCGGCGTGACCCATCGTGGATTTGGACCCGACGGCGATATGGATGCAGCGGGGGAGGTGCGGAACACCTTCGGATCGAATATTTCGTTTCGCCGAGACGTTTTTCTGGATCTCGACGGGTTCGATCCTCGGGTAGGTGGGCGAAAAGGGGATGCGAATCTCCAGGCCGAAGAACCGGAACTGGGATCGCGATTGCAGGCGCACTACGGCGAAGGTGTCTGGTACGTCCCCGACGCCGAAGTCGCCCACAAGGTCTTCGAGTACCGGACCAGGCTGTGGTGGCTACTCGATCGCGCGTTCTGGCAAGGCTATTCGAAACGCGCGATGGAAGTACTGGTCGAAGACGACGGTGGCGAGGAAGGAGCCTTTCTTGGGGCACTGATTAAGGAATTTGTTCCC
Coding sequences within:
- a CDS encoding Single-stranded DNA binding protein, which codes for MSVEDRAEELASDLGVDKAEVKEDLENLVSYSVPLEEAVQSLRRKYGDTDDGGGSIPEADVVDVSTDDDAVSVTGVFLTVGTRSIRYQGSDHVIHEGEFADGTGKISYTAWEDFGVEPGDVVRIENAGVREWDGEPELNLGERTTVRLSDDAIDVSDEIGGDRTLAELAPGDRGVNAEVAVLERERKIIDGRDGETEILSGVLADETARLPFTDWDPHAEIEEGASIRIEDAFVREFRGAPAINVSEFSTVTALDRTVEATDDAPRMAIREAVEGGGLFDVEVTGTAIAVRDGSGLIERCPECGRVVQNGQCRSHGAVEGEDDLRTKAIVDDGTGTVTAVLDEELTAAVYGGGLEDAREHARDAMDRDVVTDAIREAIVGRAFRVRGSLSVDDFGATLNATEFAARDDDPADRAREILAEVDA
- a CDS encoding DUF7545 family protein; its protein translation is MAAEDLETTTVTLETDDATDEMEIPVDLIDLLTEGDESTPTVVADIAMFGFAQRVHSAVHHGQGEPDEQLEAIEAATMDRFEERFGTRYEDLIEHSH
- a CDS encoding 4Fe-4S dicluster domain-containing protein, with translation MPIDPDFAHNRDVVDEHEGHDVWGPVEEPETLGIHGTHVAVDFDICLADGACLEDCPVDVFEWVETPGHPESERKADPANESSCIDCMLCVDVCPVDAIDVNPARAEE
- a CDS encoding 2,5-diamino-6-(ribosylamino)-4(3H)-pyrimidinone 5'-phosphate reductase translates to MHVVVNAAMSADGKLSTREREPIAISGGTDFDRVDGLRADSDAVMVGVGTVLADDPSLTVDDPDRIAARRGRGKSPQPARVVADSRARTPPDARVLDDEAETYLLVGERTASEKVERLDRAGATVIATGQARVDLPAGLDALESRGIDRLMVEGGGELIFSLFDAGLVDELSVFVGPMVIGGRDAPTLADGDGFLEEFPDLELIGVERMDGGVLLQWDVA
- a CDS encoding metallophosphoesterase, with protein sequence MAVEPVPSAPAATVEVPAGRALVVADVHAGIEAGLRREGVELASQADHRRETLLSLVAETNPDQLVVLGDLGHAIGTPQRDEREELDRLVSAITDRVSLTLVKGNHDGEIESLLADREDVTITDGSGVRLGSVGFAHGHTWPAPDVLAAETVCIGHEHPVVRLEDEVGGRRKERVWLRGAIDPAPFEDHYGDGDQTDDARGQIDGELVVFPAFNDLSGGTWINVEGQSFLAPFLPDGLADGTAYLLDGTRLGPYGRI
- the aglG gene encoding glucosyl-dolichyl phosphate glucuronosyltransferase, producing MRVSVVLCTHTLDRYDDFTEAVDSVRAQTYDDVELVLVSDGSDAVFEQFRTDFGEDDDATLVKLAENRGLLEARNAGAEAASGDVVAFLDDDAIAAPDWIERLVAAYEERDALAVGGKMTPEWVAGKPSFLPEEFYWLVGVTHRGFGPDGDMDAAGEVRNTFGSNISFRRDVFLDLDGFDPRVGGRKGDANLQAEEPELGSRLQAHYGEGVWYVPDAEVAHKVFEYRTRLWWLLDRAFWQGYSKRAMEVLVEDDGGEEGAFLGALIKEFVPSRLSGLFREPSRERGMQFLMLFVLTSVVGTGYLYGMKRYRSRQTFCLC